A single genomic interval of Plantibacter sp. Leaf314 harbors:
- a CDS encoding DoxX family membrane protein → MAGSKARTAARLLLGGALVFAGISHLTFARKDFQAQVPEWVPIDEDTTVLASGVVEIALGAALASGVKRNLVGNVAAAFFTAIFPGNLSQWINRRDAFGLDTDSRRFTRLFFQPVLIAWALWSTRR, encoded by the coding sequence ATGGCTGGATCGAAAGCCCGTACCGCCGCCCGTCTGCTGCTCGGAGGCGCCCTCGTCTTCGCCGGCATCAGCCACCTGACCTTCGCCCGCAAGGACTTCCAGGCGCAGGTTCCGGAATGGGTGCCGATCGACGAGGACACCACGGTGCTGGCATCAGGCGTCGTCGAGATCGCCCTGGGTGCAGCCCTGGCCTCGGGCGTCAAGCGGAACCTGGTCGGCAACGTGGCCGCGGCGTTCTTCACCGCGATCTTCCCCGGCAACCTGTCGCAGTGGATCAACCGCCGCGACGCGTTCGGCCTCGACACCGACAGCCGCCGGTTCACCCGCCTCTTCTTCCAGCCGGTACTCATCGCCTGGGCGCTCTGGTCCACCCGCCGCTGA
- a CDS encoding transcriptional regulator → MDELDPLIHAQARLRIMSTLAAIDADSSMSFPRLQEMLDMTAGNLSTHLRKLEDGAYVLVTKTHRGRTPVTYLELTTLGRRAFEDYMTGLRAMLGGATGTGTS, encoded by the coding sequence ATGGACGAACTCGACCCCCTCATCCACGCACAAGCCCGCCTGCGCATCATGTCGACGCTCGCGGCGATCGATGCCGACAGCAGCATGTCGTTCCCCCGTCTGCAGGAGATGCTCGACATGACCGCCGGAAACCTGTCCACCCACCTGCGGAAACTCGAGGACGGCGCCTACGTGCTCGTCACCAAGACCCACCGGGGACGCACTCCGGTCACCTACCTGGAACTCACCACGCTCGGGCGCCGCGCGTTCGAGGACTACATGACCGGGCTCCGAGCGATGCTCGGCGGCGCGACGGGAACGGGGACATCATGA
- a CDS encoding ABC transporter ATP-binding protein gives MTTTPLATLEGVTRRYGDVTALDDVDLRIEPGSLVGLLGPNGAGKSTVLSLLQGTRRPTSGTVTLFGGDPAQAVNRTRLGSTPQETALPPTLRVGEVVDFVGRHFADRVPTDVLAEQFGFGELIRRQTGSLSGGQQRRLAVALAFVGKPRLVLLDEPTTGLDVDARRTLWDAIRRQRELGATIVLTSHYLEEIEALAERVVVLGGGRVITDAPLREVLGLVGIHRVRLRSTDPASVERLAGVVQASRDGDTVELDVRDADAFVRDLVRSQVPFTDLAVRGATLEEAFLTLTADARATVGRSAA, from the coding sequence ATGACGACCACACCACTGGCCACCCTCGAGGGCGTGACGCGACGCTACGGCGACGTGACCGCGCTGGACGACGTCGACCTCAGGATCGAGCCGGGTTCGCTCGTCGGGCTCCTCGGCCCCAACGGCGCCGGCAAGTCCACCGTGCTCTCCCTGCTGCAGGGCACGCGACGTCCGACGAGCGGCACCGTGACCCTCTTCGGTGGCGACCCCGCCCAGGCGGTCAACCGCACCCGGCTCGGATCGACCCCGCAGGAGACGGCACTCCCGCCGACGCTGCGGGTGGGCGAGGTCGTCGACTTCGTCGGACGGCACTTCGCCGACCGCGTGCCGACGGACGTCCTGGCCGAGCAGTTCGGTTTCGGCGAGCTCATCCGACGCCAGACGGGCTCGCTCTCGGGCGGCCAACAGCGGCGCCTCGCGGTCGCGCTCGCATTCGTCGGAAAACCGCGTCTCGTGCTCCTCGACGAGCCGACGACGGGCCTCGACGTCGACGCACGCCGCACCCTCTGGGACGCGATCCGCCGGCAACGCGAGCTCGGTGCGACGATCGTCCTCACCAGCCACTACCTCGAGGAGATCGAAGCGCTCGCCGAGCGTGTCGTGGTGCTGGGTGGCGGACGGGTCATCACCGATGCGCCGCTGCGCGAGGTGCTCGGGCTGGTCGGCATCCACCGGGTGCGACTCCGGAGCACCGACCCCGCGTCGGTGGAGCGGCTCGCCGGGGTCGTCCAGGCGAGCCGGGATGGGGACACGGTCGAACTCGACGTCCGCGACGCCGACGCGTTCGTGCGCGATCTCGTCCGGTCCCAGGTCCCGTTCACCGATCTCGCCGTCCGCGGCGCGACCCTCGAGGAGGCGTTCCTGACCCTCACCGCGGACGCCCGGGCGACCGTCGGACGGAGCGCCGCCTGA
- the hrpA gene encoding ATP-dependent RNA helicase HrpA codes for MSDLRISYPPELPVSAARADIARAISENQVVIVAGATGSGKTTQLPKICLELGRESIGHTQPRRLAARTIAERISEELGQELGGIVGYQVRFTDQASKATKIKLMTDGILLNEIHRDRLLRKYDTIIIDEAHERSLNIDFLLGYLKQLLPQRPDLKVIITSATIDPESFSQHFDGAPIVEVSGRTYPVEIRYRPLVADEPSDDDEDAPESESADRDYLEGINAALDELARESMGDVLVFLSGETEIRDAADAIRGRNLPGTEVLPLYGRLSSADQHRVFQPSSVPGLRRRIILATNVAETSLTVPGIKYVIDAGTARISRYSVRSKVQRLPIEAISQASANQRSGRSGRTSDGIAIRLYSEEDFAKRPEFTEPEILRTNLAAVILQMISLGLGDIAAFPFLQPPDARGIKDGVDLLAELGAIETRTFADGSARGGGPRLTRVGRDLSRLPIDPRFARMVVESKRHGVSREVLAIVAALTIQDPRERPLEHRQKADELHRRFVDPTSDFLALLNLWNYLEEQQDQLSSSAFRRLCKNEFLNYLRVREWHDVYRQLRQLAKPLGLTIGEASVNPDGIHKSLLAGLLSHIGLKDQTVAPVVKGRGAPPATKTAKKGDYIGARQTRFVLFPGSALAKKQPNAVMSAELVETSRLFARTNASIDPAWAEQIAGDLCKRSYSEPHWEKSQGSAVAFEKVTLFGVPIVPRRRVQFGRIDQEQARELFLRHALVDGEWTHDIGRDKLFDFHRANRRLRKELSELEERTRRRDILFDDEAVFDFYDARVPADVSTTRGFESWWRKTRTEQPELLTMRQEDLLPEDAPAVDEDRFPAEWVQADQRLKLSYRFEPGSDDDGVTVIVPLALLDRLSPAGFDWQVPGLRRDLITAMIKALPKALRRNIVPAADWATKLIAELPADVPAVSADRPSAEDSFATRLANAIKRLSYMDISASDFEMERVPEHLLVTFRVIDERGRALARGKDLVELQHRLKQRTRASVAKVAAARVPNAIERSGFTRWDFDDLPRFIDIRQEDGVIRGYPAIVDDGTSVSIRIMSTEADQARAMPSGVRRLLLLAIPSPTAYVQQHLKPNEKLALATSPYRSTPALFEDCLAACIDDVLYRVVPDGQVFSKLQYETLRDRVSASVMDRMFQTVAIVARILQAARDTEKAMKAATSMTLLAALTDMRGQLDGLVFPGFVSRTGSARLEHLPRYLAGIRYRAERLTDNPNRDRVWMTEAQTALARFEAAGGTIPLPAEAPEHLVKARWMLEELRVSLFAQQLGTAESVSLQRLQKVLAG; via the coding sequence ATGTCCGACCTCCGAATCTCCTACCCGCCCGAGCTGCCGGTGAGCGCCGCCCGTGCGGACATCGCGCGCGCCATCTCCGAGAACCAGGTGGTCATCGTGGCGGGGGCCACCGGCTCGGGCAAGACCACGCAGCTGCCGAAGATCTGCCTCGAACTCGGTCGGGAGTCGATCGGGCACACGCAGCCGCGTCGTCTCGCCGCCCGCACCATCGCGGAGCGCATCTCCGAGGAACTCGGCCAGGAGCTCGGTGGCATCGTCGGGTACCAGGTGCGCTTCACCGATCAGGCGTCGAAGGCGACGAAGATCAAGCTGATGACCGACGGCATCCTCCTCAACGAGATCCACCGCGACCGGCTGCTCCGCAAGTACGACACGATCATCATCGACGAGGCGCACGAACGCAGCCTCAACATCGACTTCCTGCTCGGCTACCTCAAGCAGCTGCTCCCCCAGCGCCCCGATCTCAAGGTCATCATCACCTCGGCCACGATCGACCCGGAGAGCTTCTCGCAGCACTTCGACGGCGCCCCCATCGTCGAGGTCTCGGGCCGGACCTACCCCGTCGAGATCCGCTACCGCCCGCTCGTGGCCGACGAGCCCTCCGACGACGACGAGGACGCCCCGGAATCGGAATCGGCGGACCGCGACTACCTCGAGGGCATCAACGCGGCCCTCGACGAGCTCGCCCGCGAATCGATGGGCGACGTGCTCGTCTTCCTGTCCGGTGAGACCGAGATCCGTGACGCCGCGGACGCGATCCGCGGCCGGAACCTGCCGGGCACGGAGGTGCTGCCGCTCTACGGCCGCCTGTCCTCGGCCGACCAGCACCGCGTCTTCCAACCATCCTCCGTGCCGGGCCTCCGCCGCCGCATCATCCTCGCGACCAACGTCGCCGAGACGAGCCTCACCGTCCCCGGCATCAAGTACGTGATCGACGCCGGCACGGCCCGCATCTCCCGCTACAGCGTCCGTTCGAAGGTGCAGCGACTCCCGATCGAGGCGATCTCGCAGGCATCGGCGAACCAGCGCTCCGGGCGCTCCGGCCGCACGAGCGACGGCATCGCGATCCGCCTGTACTCCGAGGAGGACTTCGCGAAGCGACCGGAGTTCACCGAGCCCGAGATCCTCCGCACCAACCTCGCAGCAGTCATCCTCCAGATGATCTCCCTCGGCCTGGGCGACATCGCTGCATTCCCGTTCCTGCAGCCGCCGGACGCCCGGGGCATCAAGGACGGCGTCGACCTCCTGGCGGAACTCGGCGCGATCGAGACCCGGACCTTCGCCGACGGCTCAGCTCGCGGCGGCGGCCCCCGCCTCACCCGGGTGGGACGCGACCTCAGCCGCCTCCCCATCGACCCGCGGTTCGCCCGGATGGTCGTCGAGTCGAAACGCCACGGCGTCTCCCGCGAGGTGCTGGCGATCGTCGCCGCCCTCACCATCCAGGATCCCCGCGAGCGCCCACTCGAACACCGCCAGAAGGCCGACGAGTTGCATCGCCGGTTCGTCGACCCGACGAGCGACTTCCTCGCGCTGCTCAACCTCTGGAACTATCTCGAGGAGCAGCAGGACCAACTCTCGTCGAGCGCCTTCCGCCGGCTCTGCAAGAACGAGTTCCTGAACTACCTGCGCGTCCGCGAATGGCATGACGTCTACCGTCAGCTCCGGCAGCTCGCGAAACCGCTCGGCCTCACCATCGGCGAGGCGTCCGTCAACCCCGACGGGATCCACAAGTCGCTGCTCGCCGGCCTGCTCTCCCACATCGGGTTGAAGGACCAGACCGTCGCGCCCGTCGTGAAGGGTCGTGGGGCGCCGCCGGCGACGAAGACCGCCAAGAAGGGCGACTACATCGGCGCCCGCCAGACGCGGTTCGTCCTGTTCCCGGGCTCCGCGCTCGCCAAGAAGCAGCCGAACGCCGTCATGAGCGCCGAGCTGGTCGAGACGAGTCGGCTCTTCGCCCGCACCAACGCCTCGATCGACCCGGCCTGGGCCGAGCAGATCGCCGGCGACCTCTGCAAGCGCTCCTACAGCGAACCGCACTGGGAGAAGAGCCAGGGTTCCGCCGTCGCCTTCGAGAAGGTCACGCTGTTCGGCGTGCCCATCGTGCCTCGACGTCGGGTGCAGTTCGGGCGCATCGACCAGGAGCAGGCGCGCGAGCTCTTCCTGCGCCACGCGCTCGTCGACGGCGAGTGGACGCACGACATCGGCCGCGACAAGCTGTTCGACTTCCACCGGGCGAACCGCCGACTGCGCAAGGAGCTCAGCGAGCTCGAGGAACGGACCCGCCGGCGCGACATCCTGTTCGACGACGAGGCCGTGTTCGACTTCTACGACGCCCGGGTGCCGGCGGACGTCTCGACCACGCGCGGCTTCGAGTCGTGGTGGCGCAAGACCCGCACGGAGCAACCCGAACTGCTGACCATGCGTCAGGAGGACCTCCTCCCCGAGGACGCCCCAGCCGTGGACGAGGACCGCTTCCCCGCCGAATGGGTGCAGGCCGACCAGCGACTGAAGCTCAGCTACCGCTTCGAGCCGGGTAGCGACGACGACGGCGTCACCGTCATCGTGCCCCTCGCCCTCCTCGACCGGCTCTCGCCCGCCGGGTTCGACTGGCAGGTCCCCGGACTCCGGCGCGACCTCATCACGGCGATGATCAAGGCCCTCCCGAAGGCGCTGCGCCGCAACATCGTCCCGGCGGCCGACTGGGCGACGAAGCTCATCGCCGAGCTCCCGGCCGACGTCCCCGCGGTCTCGGCAGACCGGCCCTCCGCCGAGGACTCCTTCGCCACGCGGCTCGCGAACGCCATCAAGCGACTGTCGTACATGGACATCTCCGCTTCGGACTTCGAGATGGAACGTGTCCCGGAGCACCTGCTCGTGACCTTCCGGGTCATCGACGAACGCGGGCGCGCACTCGCCCGCGGCAAGGACCTCGTCGAACTGCAGCACCGGTTGAAGCAGCGCACGCGCGCGAGCGTCGCGAAGGTCGCCGCCGCCCGGGTCCCGAACGCGATCGAGCGCTCCGGGTTCACCCGATGGGACTTCGACGACCTGCCGCGATTCATCGACATCAGGCAGGAGGACGGCGTCATCCGGGGCTACCCCGCGATCGTCGACGACGGCACGAGCGTCTCCATCCGGATCATGAGCACGGAGGCCGACCAGGCACGCGCCATGCCGTCCGGTGTCCGCCGGCTGCTGCTGCTCGCGATCCCCTCACCGACCGCCTACGTGCAGCAGCACCTCAAGCCGAACGAGAAGCTCGCCCTCGCGACGAGTCCGTACCGTTCGACCCCAGCGCTTTTCGAGGACTGTCTCGCCGCCTGTATCGACGACGTCCTGTACCGGGTTGTGCCGGACGGCCAGGTGTTCTCGAAACTGCAGTACGAGACGCTCCGCGACCGCGTGTCGGCGTCGGTGATGGACCGGATGTTCCAGACCGTCGCGATCGTCGCCCGCATCCTGCAGGCAGCGCGCGACACCGAGAAGGCGATGAAGGCGGCGACGAGTATGACCCTGCTGGCCGCCCTCACCGACATGCGCGGGCAGCTCGACGGTCTGGTGTTCCCGGGCTTCGTCTCACGGACGGGGTCCGCTCGACTCGAGCACCTGCCGCGCTATCTCGCCGGCATCCGCTATCGCGCCGAGCGCCTGACGGACAATCCGAACCGCGACCGCGTCTGGATGACCGAGGCCCAGACGGCGCTCGCCCGGTTCGAGGCGGCCGGCGGCACGATCCCCCTGCCCGCCGAGGCGCCTGAGCACCTCGTGAAGGCGCGGTGGATGCTCGAGGAGCTGCGGGTCAGCCTGTTCGCCCAGCAGTTGGGCACGGCCGAGTCGGTGTCGCTGCAGCGCCTGCAGAAGGTGCTCGCGGGCTAG
- a CDS encoding sulfurtransferase, producing MPILIAPDDLAALIASETPVRVLDVRWRLDAPDGRPAYLEGHLPGAVYVDLDHELADHVPTGQQPVDGRHPLPALEALQAAARSWGIDDGEVVVVYDDLKSLSAARAWWVLRNAGVADVRILDGAFRAWTDAGLPVERGEVVPEPGTVTLTPDALPSIDIDAAATWTRDGGVLLDARAGERYRGEVEPVDPRAGHIPGAINTPTTANVDEDGRFLSPETLREQFLAAGVPEGAAVATYCGSGVTAAHNAVALTLAGFEPVLYPGSWSEWANHPERPVATGPEA from the coding sequence ATGCCCATCCTCATCGCACCGGACGACCTCGCAGCCCTCATCGCCTCGGAGACGCCGGTGCGCGTCCTCGACGTGCGGTGGCGACTCGACGCCCCGGACGGACGGCCCGCCTACCTCGAGGGACACCTCCCCGGCGCGGTCTACGTGGACCTCGACCACGAGCTGGCGGACCACGTGCCCACCGGACAGCAGCCGGTCGATGGCCGTCACCCGCTGCCCGCTCTCGAAGCGCTCCAGGCCGCCGCACGGTCGTGGGGGATCGACGACGGCGAAGTCGTCGTGGTCTACGACGACCTGAAGAGCCTGTCGGCCGCGCGGGCCTGGTGGGTGCTGCGGAACGCCGGTGTCGCCGACGTCCGGATCCTCGACGGGGCGTTCCGCGCCTGGACGGACGCCGGACTGCCCGTCGAACGCGGCGAGGTCGTGCCGGAGCCGGGCACGGTGACGCTGACGCCGGATGCCCTCCCGAGCATCGACATCGATGCCGCTGCCACGTGGACGCGCGACGGCGGCGTGCTGCTCGACGCCCGCGCCGGCGAGCGGTACCGCGGGGAGGTCGAACCGGTGGACCCGCGCGCCGGCCACATCCCCGGCGCGATCAACACGCCGACGACGGCGAACGTCGACGAGGACGGACGGTTCCTGTCGCCCGAAACGCTCCGCGAGCAGTTCCTCGCGGCAGGCGTGCCGGAGGGTGCGGCGGTGGCCACGTACTGCGGGAGCGGCGTGACGGCAGCGCACAACGCCGTCGCCCTCACGCTCGCCGGCTTCGAACCGGTCCTCTACCCGGGCTCGTGGAGCGAGTGGGCCAACCACCCCGAACGCCCGGTGGCGACGGGCCCCGAGGCCTGA
- a CDS encoding HNH endonuclease signature motif containing protein → MEFSDTFADIHRRRAALDAEEARLLARSAAYADALADTVVPAIYPPAERRALSRRSTCAMLAMATRSAERTVLHATDDAERLVNEAPSVLAALEAGRISGRHARTITDQLREVPTAGRASFLAEVLPMAERLTAARLKKRAKDLRERLHPESITARALRSEADRRIEFEPASDGMAWVHLFTTAPIAQGIVERLESAASEARRAGDQRTSGQLQADALAALALTGVTPDDVASNPVLPHPIEVQEHIKPTVQITVPALGMAGVSDAPATLDGYGPIDPETAVRIAVNAPSMTRILVQPETGAVLSVGRGQYRVPADLQRAVRLRDGTCRAPGCGRRARACDLDHSVAWQDGGTTDVGNLACLCRHHHRMKHLPGWNLDHQPDGVLDWTTPDGKHHRTAPDPAPF, encoded by the coding sequence GTGGAGTTCTCGGACACGTTCGCGGACATCCACCGCCGGCGCGCGGCTCTGGACGCCGAGGAGGCCCGGCTGCTGGCCCGGTCGGCGGCCTACGCCGACGCCCTCGCAGACACGGTGGTTCCCGCCATCTATCCGCCCGCAGAGCGCCGGGCACTGTCGCGCCGCTCGACGTGCGCGATGCTCGCGATGGCGACCCGCTCCGCCGAGCGGACAGTCCTGCACGCGACGGACGACGCCGAGCGCCTCGTGAACGAGGCACCGTCCGTGTTGGCGGCGCTGGAAGCGGGTCGCATATCGGGCCGACACGCGCGCACGATCACGGATCAACTGCGCGAGGTTCCGACGGCCGGTCGCGCGTCCTTTCTCGCCGAGGTGCTCCCGATGGCTGAGCGATTGACCGCCGCGCGGCTCAAAAAGCGCGCAAAGGACCTCCGCGAGCGACTCCACCCCGAGTCCATCACCGCGCGTGCACTGCGTTCCGAGGCGGACCGCCGCATCGAGTTCGAGCCGGCCTCAGACGGCATGGCCTGGGTGCACCTGTTCACCACGGCACCCATCGCGCAGGGCATCGTCGAGCGCCTCGAGAGCGCAGCGTCCGAAGCGCGTCGCGCGGGCGATCAGCGCACCAGTGGGCAGTTGCAGGCCGACGCGCTCGCGGCCCTCGCCCTCACCGGTGTCACCCCGGATGACGTCGCATCGAACCCGGTGCTTCCGCACCCGATCGAGGTGCAGGAACACATCAAGCCGACCGTGCAGATCACGGTCCCGGCGCTCGGCATGGCCGGTGTCTCCGACGCCCCCGCCACGCTCGATGGGTACGGTCCGATCGATCCCGAGACCGCCGTCCGCATCGCGGTCAACGCACCCAGCATGACCCGGATCCTCGTCCAGCCCGAAACCGGCGCCGTCCTCTCCGTCGGCCGCGGCCAGTACCGAGTCCCCGCCGATCTGCAACGGGCAGTGCGCCTCCGAGACGGCACCTGTCGCGCACCCGGCTGCGGCCGCCGCGCCAGGGCCTGCGACCTCGACCATTCCGTCGCCTGGCAGGACGGCGGAACGACGGATGTCGGGAATCTCGCCTGCCTGTGCCGACATCACCACCGGATGAAGCACCTCCCCGGCTGGAACCTCGACCACCAACCGGACGGCGTCCTCGACTGGACCACACCCGACGGAAAACACCACCGGACAGCCCCGGACCCCGCACCGTTCTGA
- the nrdF gene encoding class 1b ribonucleoside-diphosphate reductase subunit beta encodes MSEKLKLVDRVQAINWNKIEDEKDVEVWNRLVNNFWLPEKIPLSNDVQSWNTLTPQEQQLTMRVFTGLTLLDTIQGTVGAVALIPDAITPHEEAVYTNIAFMESVHAKSYSSIFSTLSSTKEIDEAFRWSVENPNLQKKASIVLDRYHGDDPLKRKAASTLLESFLFYSGFYLPMHWSSRAKLTNTADMIRLIIRDEAVHGYYIGYKFQKGLEKLTQAERDDVKDYTFSLLYELYDNEVQYTQDLYDEVGLTEDVKKFLHYNANKALMNLGYEAMFPKTVTDVNPAILSALSPNADENHDFFSGSGSSYVIGKAVVTEDEDWDF; translated from the coding sequence ATGTCAGAGAAGCTCAAGCTGGTCGACCGCGTCCAGGCGATCAACTGGAACAAGATCGAGGACGAGAAGGACGTCGAGGTCTGGAACCGCCTCGTCAACAACTTCTGGCTGCCCGAGAAGATCCCGCTGTCGAACGACGTCCAGTCGTGGAACACCCTGACGCCGCAGGAGCAGCAGCTCACCATGCGGGTGTTCACGGGCCTCACCCTGCTCGACACGATCCAGGGCACCGTCGGTGCCGTCGCGCTCATCCCCGACGCGATCACCCCGCACGAGGAGGCCGTCTACACGAACATCGCGTTCATGGAGTCGGTGCACGCCAAGAGCTACTCCTCGATCTTCTCCACGCTCAGCAGCACGAAGGAGATCGACGAGGCGTTCCGCTGGTCGGTCGAGAACCCGAACCTGCAGAAGAAGGCGTCCATCGTCCTCGACCGCTACCACGGTGACGACCCGCTGAAGCGGAAGGCAGCCTCGACGCTCCTCGAGTCCTTCCTGTTCTACTCCGGCTTCTACCTGCCCATGCACTGGTCCAGCCGCGCGAAGCTCACCAACACCGCCGACATGATCCGCCTCATCATCCGCGACGAGGCCGTGCACGGGTACTACATCGGTTACAAGTTCCAGAAGGGCCTCGAGAAGCTGACGCAGGCCGAGCGCGACGACGTCAAGGACTACACCTTCTCGTTGCTCTACGAGCTCTACGACAACGAGGTGCAGTACACGCAGGACCTCTACGACGAGGTCGGCCTGACCGAGGACGTCAAGAAGTTCCTGCACTACAACGCCAACAAGGCGCTCATGAACCTCGGCTACGAGGCCATGTTCCCGAAGACGGTCACCGACGTGAACCCGGCGATCCTGTCGGCGCTCTCGCCGAACGCCGACGAGAACCACGACTTCTTCTCGGGCTCCGGCTCCTCCTACGTGATCGGCAAGGCCGTGGTCACGGAAGACGAGGACTGGGACTTCTAG
- a CDS encoding flavin reductase family protein, whose translation MTALPSPVDGGEVAPGFASLSPDDFKAAFRQHPAGVSVITADDGSGPVGLTATSVFSVSAEPPLLVFSVSSLSSSAPTITASDTVVVHLLGSEQLHIAKLCATSGIDRFADTSIWDRLPTGEPYFTGNGVWIRGRIVNRMEAGTSTVIAVHALESSVSQTQTPAETQTPADPVRTESAAAAPAPATPAFSPSFDGAPLVYHNRTWHRLDANSQING comes from the coding sequence GTGACCGCCTTGCCGTCCCCCGTCGACGGCGGTGAGGTCGCCCCCGGTTTCGCGTCCCTCTCCCCCGACGACTTCAAGGCCGCCTTCAGACAGCACCCGGCCGGGGTGTCCGTCATCACGGCGGACGACGGTTCCGGACCCGTGGGCCTCACGGCCACCTCGGTCTTCTCGGTGAGCGCGGAGCCACCCCTCCTCGTGTTCTCGGTCTCGTCGCTGTCGTCGAGCGCACCGACCATCACCGCCTCCGACACGGTCGTCGTCCACCTGCTGGGCTCCGAACAGCTCCACATCGCGAAGCTGTGCGCCACGAGCGGGATCGACCGGTTCGCCGACACCTCCATCTGGGACCGCCTCCCGACGGGTGAGCCGTACTTCACGGGCAACGGGGTGTGGATCCGCGGGCGCATCGTGAACCGCATGGAGGCGGGGACGTCCACGGTCATCGCAGTGCACGCCCTCGAGTCGAGTGTGTCGCAGACGCAGACGCCGGCGGAGACGCAGACGCCGGCGGACCCGGTCCGGACCGAGTCGGCCGCGGCGGCTCCAGCCCCGGCCACGCCGGCGTTCAGCCCCAGCTTCGACGGAGCGCCACTCGTCTACCACAACCGCACCTGGCACCGTCTCGACGCGAACTCGCAGATCAACGGCTGA